The proteins below are encoded in one region of Vanessa tameamea isolate UH-Manoa-2023 chromosome Z, ilVanTame1 primary haplotype, whole genome shotgun sequence:
- the LOC113404076 gene encoding LOW QUALITY PROTEIN: alpha-1,3-mannosyl-glycoprotein 4-beta-N-acetylglucosaminyltransferase A (The sequence of the model RefSeq protein was modified relative to this genomic sequence to represent the inferred CDS: substituted 1 base at 1 genomic stop codon) yields MYVVGPIVRKEDLRVAPNCSHCFDSNWLYLLHVLFVLRVRPNKFLAQYPREEKMEQNIVKLQTRLQFLESLYLARSEDILKIQNKVFPRNNRTYTAVKPTERHDQITAEIVMILKNMTGMKSSAGVHTKNVPAMQNSFILKLLPHLANNPGTLRPSYHLKSNRHSSDIVIAIPTVKRDKQSYLMITLEHLISGLQEKDKNDTLIVVLVGETDLEYVLTLARDIEIEFEKEVETGMIEVISPSATYYPDLDDLPLTLGDSLKRVKWRTKQNLDTIYLMAYAQTRGTYYLMLEDDVIAKENYVQEIKQFVSATTITTPDWFILEFCHVGGIGKLFKSSDLINFIVYVQLFYKNMPIDWLVESYLADRVCTIDKYSNACGKNKMQIXPKYKSSLFQHIGLYSSLKGKIQKVKDPKYGTLPLFYPHDNPILKYVRVTIKEKGEYTVQNAYEGKSFFWGLHPKRGEVIEFWFAKPTRISSYTFRSGNVQHQNDKFYDTVVEVYTMKTKNFFVVDHFDEFGLADGKLDYNIGPILAIRLRVNKDSLYWVVLSEIELKTYYNKQKQDLMESTWDGMAKNYLPDQEFPKPYKALA; encoded by the exons ATGTACGTAGTCGGTCCTATTGTTAGAAAGGAGGACTTGCGGGTCGCACCCAATTGCAGTCATTGCTTTGACAGCAATTGGTTATATCTATTGCATGTCCTGTTCGTCTTACGTGTGAGACCTAATAAATTTTtgg CCCAATATCCCAGGGAGGAAAAAATGgaacaaaatattgttaaactaCAGACCCGTCTCCAGTTCCTTGAATCGTTGTACTTAGCACGGAGCGAAGACATTCTCAAAATTCAG AACAAGGTCTTCCCGAGAAACAACCGCACCTATACGGCAGTAAAGCCAACTGAAAGACATGATCAAATCACGGCCGAAATTGTGATGATCTTGAAAAATATGACTG GTATGAAATCGAGCGCGGGTGTGCATACGAAGAATGTACCAGCGATGCAAAATTCGTTTATATTAAAGTTGCTACCCCACCTCGCGAACAACCCTGGCACTTTGCGGCCATCTTATCACTTGAAATCAAATCGCCACAGTTCAGATATCGTTATAGCAATACCGACTGTGAAAAGAGATAAACAGAGTTATCTCATGATAACCTTAGAG CATTTGATCAGCGGCTTACAAGAAAAGGACAAAAATGACACGCTCATCGTCGTTTTAGTCGGCGAAACCGATTTAGAGTACGTCTTAACCCTCGCCAGGGACATCGAGATTGA ATTTGAAAAAGAAGTGGAAACTGGCATGATTGAAGTTATATCTCCGTCTGCGACTTACTATCCGGATCTGGACGACTTACCGCTTACTCTTGGTGACTCGTTGAAGCGTGTGAAATGGCGTACTAAGCAAAATTTGGACACCATTTACTTGATGGCTTACGCTCAAACAAGAGGTACCTACTATCTTATGCTTGAGGACGATGTCATCGCCAAAGAGAACTACGTGCAG GAAATCAAACAGTTCGTGAGCGCCACTACGATAACCACACCGGATTGGTTTATTCTGGAGTTTTGCCACGTTGGCGGTATTGGAAAGCTATTTAAATCGTCGGACCTGATAAACTTTATAGTATACGTGCaactattttacaaaaatatgccAATTGATTGGTTAGTCGAGAGCTACCTCGCTGATCGGGTTTGCACCATTGACAAATACTCG aaCGCTTGTGGGAAGAATAAGATGCAGATCTGACCCAAATACAAATCGTCCTTGTTCCAACATATTGGCTTGTACTCATCTCTTAaaggaaaaatacaaaaagtgaAG gacCCCAAATATGGGACCTTGCCATTGTTTTATCCTCATGACAATCCAATTCTCAAATACGTCCGAGTAACGATCAAAGAAAAAGGCGAATACACGGTACAGAATGCATACGAAGGCAAATCTTTCTTCTGGGGCCTTCACCCTAAACGGGGTGAAGTTATCGAGTTCTGGTTCGCAAAGCCAACACGAATTtcaag ctaTACGTTTAGAAGCGGCAACGTCCAACACCAAAATGACAAATTTTACGACACCGTCGTGGAAGTCTACACGATGAAGACTAAAAACTTTTTCGTAGTCGATCATTTTGATGAGTTCGGATTGGCCGACGGAAAACTCGACTATAATATCGGACCTATATTGGCTATTCGACTACGAGTCAACAAGGACAGCCTTTACTGGGTAGTCCTTTCCGAG atcGAGCTGAAaacttattacaataaacaaaagcAGGATCTGATGGAGTCGACTTGGGATGGAATGGCTAAGAATTATTTGCCGGATCAAGAGTTTCCAAAGCCGTATAAAGCTTTGGCATAA